In Nematostella vectensis chromosome 11, jaNemVect1.1, whole genome shotgun sequence, a genomic segment contains:
- the LOC5507731 gene encoding DNA polymerase beta has product MSKRKAPDQNPNSEFCDFLTELADYEKNVTRQIHKYNAYRKAAAVLAKHSTKIKDGAEARKLPGIGDKIGKKIDEFIKTGKLEKLEKIRKDEGTSITKELTRVSGIGPAAAKKLIEDGVSSLEDLKRVRGRLNHHQQIGLKYVDEFETRIPREEMIKLRDIVLVHVKKQDKNLTATVCGSFRRGATSSGDIDILLSHPDYTSSSQNYDKKSLLHGLVHCLEKADFVTDTLSLGETKFMGVCILPEERDVRRLHRRIDIRLIPHDQYYCGILYFTGSDVFNKQMRHEALEKGFTLNEYSIRPLGSTGVPGEPLPVSSEQDVFDIIGMEYKPPEQRNM; this is encoded by the exons ATGAGCAAGAGAAAAGCACCTGATCAAAACCCCAATTCGGAATTTTGTGACTTTCTGACAG AATTGGCGGATTATGAAAAGAATGTGACACGACAGATTCACAAGTACAATGCATACAG aaAAGCAGCAGCTGTTTTAGCAAAACATTCAACGAAAATAAAAGATGGTGCAGAAGCAAGAAAACTG CCTGGTATTGGGGACAAGATTGGAAAGAAAATTGATGAGTTTATAAAAACTGGGAAGCTAGAGAAACTCGAAAAG ATACGGAAAGATGAAGGTACCTCTATCACAAAAGAGCTGACAAGAGTGTCAGGCATAGG TCCAGCAGCTGCGAAAAAGCTGATAGAAGATGGTGTTTCAAGTTTAGAAG ATCTGAAGAGAGTGAGGGGCAGACTGAATCACCACCAGCAAATTGGTCTCAA ATATGTAGATGAGTTTGAAACTCGGATACCAAGAGAAGAGATGATTAAGCTACGG GACATTGTTCTGGTACATGTGAAGAAGCAAGACAAGAACCTAACTGCTACTGTTTGTGGTAGTTTTAGACGAG GTGCTACATCAAGTGGGGATATTGATATTCTTCTCTCTCATCCGGATTACACATCAAGTAGTCAAAACTATGACAAA AAATCTCTGCTACATGGGCTGGTCCATTGCCTAGAGAAGGCAGACTTCGTCACTGACACGTTATCTCTTGGAGAAACCAAGTTTATG GGCGTTTGTATTTTACCCGAAGAACGAGACGTCAGGCGACTTCACCGTAGAATTGATATCAG ATTGATTCCACACGACCAGTACTACTGCGGTATTCTGTACTTCACCGGAAGTGACGTATTTAACAAGCAAATGCGACACGAGGCCCTTGAGAAAGGGTTTACCCTTAACGAGTACTCGATCAG ACCACTTGGAAGTACCG gcgtTCCGGGTGAACCACTTCCAGTTTCAAGCGAGCAAGatgtgtttgatattatcGGAATGGAATACAAACCCCCTGAACAACGAAATATGTAA